The following are from one region of the Sandaracinus amylolyticus genome:
- a CDS encoding efflux RND transporter permease subunit gives MQWLAEVCVRRPVFTWVLVATLTVVGLIGLSGLGVSRFPDVQVPYVVVTTIAPGSSPRQVESEITDRIEEAINGIGGLELLESRSLEGASIVVAEFRLEVDLRDATQQVRDRVGRMTSTLPANAEAPQIEAFDPTAAPVVLLTLRGPLESRELGEIARTDVRRRLETVPGVASVTVVGGAERQFRVVVDLDRASAFGLSASDVAQAIAAQNVEAPGGMLSAGERSLRVRVRARAETLEALRSLALTSRGGTAVRLGDIADVIDDEAPFTSLALRDGEESVVLAVRKRSGSNTVAVVDAVRQEVSALAGELPHGVELEVARDESEYVRHAVSAVGEHLIVGALLAALTVLLFLRSWRATVIAALAIPTSIVATFALIRAAGLALDTMTLLGLTLSVGIVIDDAIVVLENIARFIEEKALPPMEAAIEATREIGLAVLATTLSLVAVFLPVGLMGGLVGRFLASFGLTMSFAILVSMGIAFTLTPMLCARWLRIKRHAPEAERESRPDLGFDDPTLAMKVPPHLLARASAESDPAPEPRDEEIATYRAVRRSSVEIESRLERAYVWTLAWVMEHRWAGAIAIATTLLSTIPLLAVVPGEFIPAEDESRFEVTVRAPEGQSLEATGLLAERVARAMREMPEVVHTITTVGSPPGDPTGRAPHEASIYVELVGPNDRAMTQQELMSRVRREVFPTFASQASRLMVGAIDEFGSSGADAAPIQYVLRGPDVEHLAEYAHRMLDEARQIPGTVDHGLTLEVGSPELSLEIDTTRAVDLGVRVVDVANVLQIVTADLEVGQIEADGRQVPIVLGSSEVARSDPARLSLATVTNESGQPIPLAQVVRFVETRGPGEIARGQRQRQVRIFMGLEPGASEDAVTESLDSIAAGLEMDPGYRADTGGRAREQERANEAFQFAFGMAIVFMYLVLAAQFGSWIHPITILASLPLTIPFALFSIAVTGQSLNVFTSLGLLVLFGIVKKNSILQVDHVRALRRKGMSRAEAILVGNRERLRPILMTTLAFVAGMAPLVISSGAGAATNHAIAIGVMGGQTLSLGLTLLVTPVIYSWLDDLSHMKLATRLFALLRRPRELLQARTPG, from the coding sequence ATGCAGTGGCTCGCCGAGGTCTGCGTACGCAGGCCCGTCTTCACGTGGGTGTTGGTCGCGACACTGACGGTCGTCGGTCTGATCGGACTGAGCGGCCTCGGTGTGAGCCGATTTCCCGACGTCCAGGTCCCGTACGTCGTCGTCACGACGATCGCGCCGGGGAGCTCACCTCGACAGGTCGAGAGCGAGATCACCGACCGCATCGAAGAGGCGATCAACGGAATCGGCGGGCTCGAGCTGCTCGAGTCGCGGAGCCTGGAGGGCGCGTCGATCGTCGTCGCGGAGTTCCGGCTCGAGGTCGACCTGCGCGACGCGACGCAGCAAGTCCGCGACCGCGTCGGCCGAATGACCAGCACGCTGCCCGCGAACGCCGAGGCGCCTCAGATCGAGGCGTTCGATCCGACCGCCGCGCCGGTCGTGCTGCTCACCCTGCGCGGTCCGCTCGAGAGTCGCGAGCTGGGAGAGATCGCGCGCACCGACGTTCGCCGGCGCCTCGAAACGGTCCCGGGCGTCGCGTCGGTGACGGTCGTGGGCGGCGCAGAGCGGCAGTTCCGAGTCGTCGTCGATCTGGATCGTGCATCGGCGTTCGGGCTCTCGGCGAGTGACGTCGCCCAAGCGATCGCCGCGCAGAACGTCGAGGCACCGGGAGGGATGTTGAGCGCGGGTGAGCGCTCGCTGCGAGTCCGGGTGCGAGCGCGCGCGGAGACGCTCGAAGCGCTGCGCAGTCTCGCGCTCACGTCGCGCGGCGGCACGGCGGTGAGGCTCGGAGACATCGCGGACGTGATCGACGACGAGGCGCCGTTCACGTCACTCGCGCTCCGTGATGGTGAAGAGTCGGTCGTGCTCGCGGTGCGGAAGCGCTCGGGCTCGAACACCGTCGCGGTGGTCGATGCGGTGCGCCAGGAGGTGAGCGCGCTCGCCGGCGAGCTGCCCCACGGCGTCGAGCTCGAGGTGGCGCGCGACGAGAGCGAGTACGTGCGGCACGCGGTCTCGGCGGTGGGCGAGCACTTGATCGTCGGCGCACTGCTCGCGGCGCTGACCGTCCTCCTGTTCCTGCGGAGCTGGCGTGCGACGGTGATCGCGGCGCTCGCGATCCCGACCTCGATCGTCGCGACGTTCGCGCTGATTCGCGCCGCCGGTCTGGCGCTCGACACCATGACGCTGCTCGGCCTGACGCTCTCGGTCGGCATCGTGATCGACGACGCGATCGTGGTGCTCGAGAACATCGCGCGCTTCATCGAGGAGAAGGCGCTGCCGCCGATGGAAGCCGCGATCGAGGCGACGCGAGAGATCGGTCTCGCGGTGCTCGCGACGACGCTCTCGTTGGTCGCGGTGTTCCTCCCCGTCGGGCTGATGGGCGGTCTGGTCGGACGCTTCCTCGCGAGCTTCGGACTGACGATGTCGTTCGCGATCCTCGTGTCGATGGGAATCGCGTTCACCCTGACTCCGATGCTCTGTGCACGATGGCTGCGCATCAAACGTCATGCGCCCGAAGCAGAGCGAGAGTCGAGACCGGACCTCGGATTCGACGATCCCACGCTCGCGATGAAGGTCCCGCCTCATCTCCTCGCGCGGGCCTCGGCGGAGAGCGACCCGGCGCCCGAGCCGCGGGACGAAGAGATCGCGACGTATCGCGCGGTGCGTCGGAGCAGCGTCGAGATCGAGAGCCGCCTCGAGCGCGCGTACGTCTGGACGCTCGCCTGGGTGATGGAGCATCGCTGGGCCGGAGCGATCGCGATCGCGACGACTCTGCTGTCGACGATTCCGCTGCTCGCAGTCGTGCCCGGCGAGTTCATCCCCGCCGAGGACGAGTCGAGATTCGAGGTGACGGTCCGGGCGCCAGAGGGCCAGTCGCTCGAGGCGACAGGACTGCTCGCCGAGCGCGTCGCGCGCGCGATGCGCGAGATGCCGGAGGTCGTGCACACGATCACCACGGTCGGGAGCCCGCCGGGCGATCCCACCGGACGAGCGCCGCACGAGGCGAGCATCTACGTCGAGCTGGTGGGCCCGAACGATCGCGCGATGACCCAGCAGGAGCTGATGAGCCGCGTTCGGCGCGAGGTGTTTCCGACGTTCGCGTCCCAGGCGAGCCGACTGATGGTCGGCGCGATCGACGAATTCGGCAGCAGCGGCGCGGACGCGGCGCCGATCCAGTACGTGCTGCGCGGCCCCGACGTGGAGCATCTCGCGGAGTACGCCCATCGCATGTTGGACGAGGCTCGCCAGATTCCTGGCACGGTCGATCACGGTCTGACGCTCGAGGTCGGCAGCCCCGAGCTCTCGCTGGAGATCGACACCACGCGCGCCGTCGATCTGGGCGTGCGCGTCGTCGACGTCGCGAACGTGCTGCAGATCGTCACTGCCGATCTCGAGGTCGGTCAGATCGAGGCCGATGGACGTCAGGTTCCGATCGTGCTCGGCAGCTCGGAGGTCGCTCGCTCCGACCCGGCACGACTGAGCCTCGCGACGGTGACCAACGAGTCGGGCCAGCCGATCCCGCTCGCGCAGGTCGTGCGGTTCGTCGAGACCCGTGGGCCGGGTGAGATCGCGCGCGGTCAGCGCCAGCGACAAGTGCGGATCTTCATGGGGCTCGAGCCCGGTGCATCGGAGGACGCAGTGACGGAGTCGCTGGATTCGATCGCCGCGGGTCTGGAGATGGATCCCGGCTACCGCGCCGACACCGGTGGTCGGGCGCGCGAGCAGGAGCGCGCGAACGAAGCGTTCCAGTTCGCATTCGGCATGGCGATCGTGTTCATGTATCTGGTGCTCGCGGCACAATTCGGGAGCTGGATCCATCCGATCACGATCCTCGCATCTCTCCCCCTGACGATTCCGTTCGCGCTCTTCTCCATCGCGGTCACCGGGCAGTCGCTCAACGTGTTCACGAGCCTCGGCCTCCTCGTGCTGTTCGGGATCGTGAAGAAGAATTCGATTCTGCAGGTGGACCACGTGCGCGCGCTCCGACGCAAAGGAATGTCGCGCGCCGAGGCGATCTTGGTCGGGAACCGCGAGCGCCTTCGCCCGATCTTGATGACCACGCTCGCGTTCGTGGCAGGCATGGCGCCATTGGTGATCTCGAGCGGCGCGGGCGCGGCGACGAATCACGCGATCGCAATCGGCGTGATGGGCGGTCAGACACTCTCTCTGGGGCTCACGCTGCTGGTCACTCCCGTCATCTACAGCTGGCTGGACGACCTCTCGCACATGAAGCTGGCGACGCGGCTGTTTGCACTGCTTCGTCGTCCGCGCGAGCTGCTGCAGGCGCGCACACCGGGCTGA
- a CDS encoding TolC family protein, with product MPALRGTLALSVALFLVTGARALAQDPASVRTVDEATVVRRALEVSHELREADARTRQASADTLSAVGDVLPDVEISARYTRLSDVPIDFRRIDLGEPGAQYELPQLLDQYALRAALVLPVTDIPFRFVPMLDAASTAERARRVEQTAVVRSVVLEARMAYFEWARAVAVAAAFDESIAALRAQLEHVRRAVVAGTLPRVDLVSLESQLASLQQQHLDALEQAELTQSALCVRLAWPECEAMTPAEETAQTIAHTTISDAIASARAMRPELTALSLDLAAIGRRRDAAMASLLPSIAMVGVLDYAAPHPRAFGRDDLTPLLSWELGAVASFSTGAAFDAAAELSRLDALQAQLEAQRDRWVAEIDESVRGVLISCRRAAERVELARENVRLAEELAVVRRAERRAGVSLEAEARQAEAALLRARREHAEATLAQRAAHARLEHATGVPADELAIARRGVVGD from the coding sequence ATGCCGGCGCTCCGTGGGACGCTCGCGCTGAGCGTCGCTCTCTTCCTCGTGACCGGCGCGCGAGCCCTCGCGCAAGACCCTGCGAGCGTGAGAACGGTGGACGAGGCGACGGTCGTCCGCCGCGCGCTCGAAGTGTCCCACGAGCTCCGAGAGGCCGACGCGCGCACGCGACAGGCGAGCGCGGACACGCTCTCTGCAGTCGGCGACGTGCTCCCCGACGTGGAGATCTCCGCACGTTATACGCGGCTCTCCGATGTTCCGATCGATTTCCGACGCATCGATCTGGGCGAGCCCGGCGCGCAATACGAGCTCCCCCAGCTCCTCGACCAATACGCGCTCCGCGCGGCGCTCGTCCTCCCAGTCACCGACATCCCGTTCCGGTTCGTGCCGATGCTCGACGCTGCCAGCACCGCGGAGCGAGCACGCCGCGTCGAGCAGACCGCCGTCGTGCGGAGCGTCGTGCTCGAGGCACGAATGGCGTATTTCGAGTGGGCCCGCGCCGTCGCGGTCGCCGCCGCGTTCGACGAGTCGATCGCTGCGCTGAGGGCTCAGCTCGAGCACGTTCGACGCGCGGTCGTGGCAGGCACGCTTCCGCGGGTCGACCTGGTCTCGCTCGAGAGTCAGCTCGCGTCGCTCCAGCAGCAGCACCTCGACGCGCTCGAGCAGGCCGAGCTGACGCAGTCCGCGTTGTGCGTGCGCCTCGCATGGCCGGAGTGCGAGGCGATGACACCCGCCGAAGAGACGGCGCAGACGATCGCGCACACGACGATCTCCGACGCGATCGCGAGCGCACGAGCGATGCGCCCCGAGCTCACCGCGCTCTCGCTCGATCTCGCGGCGATCGGTCGCCGGCGCGATGCCGCGATGGCGTCACTCCTGCCCTCGATTGCGATGGTGGGTGTGCTCGACTACGCGGCGCCCCATCCGCGCGCATTCGGCCGCGACGATCTCACTCCGCTCTTGTCGTGGGAGCTCGGCGCCGTCGCGTCGTTCTCCACCGGTGCGGCATTCGACGCTGCCGCGGAGCTGAGCCGTCTCGATGCGCTGCAGGCGCAGCTCGAGGCGCAGCGCGATCGATGGGTCGCCGAGATCGACGAGTCGGTCCGCGGTGTCTTGATCAGCTGTCGGCGCGCCGCCGAGCGCGTCGAGCTCGCTCGAGAGAACGTGCGCCTCGCGGAAGAGCTGGCGGTCGTGAGGCGCGCCGAGCGACGGGCCGGCGTCAGCCTCGAGGCCGAGGCGCGACAAGCCGAGGCCGCATTGCTCCGCGCGCGACGCGAGCACGCGGAGGCGACGCTCGCGCAGCGCGCAGCCCATGCGCGTCTGGAGCACGCAACGGGCGTCCCCGCGGACGAGCTCGCGATCGCGAGGCGCGGCGTCGTCGGCGACTGA
- a CDS encoding sigma-54 interaction domain-containing protein, which translates to MFFAQALAPIAELLLHRNSSELPDVTHESAFSGIVSRSPLVRRIVEQLRLVAPLDVHVLLTGQSGTGKTLFANAIHAASNRRHRPFVEINCAAIPESLLENELFGADPGAHSAVPRGGVRGKVEAAEGGTLFLDEIGELALSSQAKLLQLLQDRTYYRLGSTNARRADVRIIAATNVALPTAVAQRRFREDLFYRLKVFEARIPSLAERIEDVIPLAVHFCRSAARRHELEVSRLSPEVLRTLAALEWPGNVRELANRIESAVLHAHMRGVGRVEVRDLFPTNDAVPGQDETLTLQEATRRFQRAHVLAILESTDWNITETARQLDVARSYVYTLIRVHGLHRET; encoded by the coding sequence ATGTTCTTCGCGCAGGCGCTCGCGCCGATCGCCGAGCTGCTCTTGCATCGCAACTCGAGCGAGCTTCCGGACGTGACGCACGAGAGCGCGTTCTCCGGGATCGTGTCCCGGAGTCCGCTCGTGCGGCGGATCGTGGAACAGCTCCGACTCGTGGCTCCGCTCGACGTGCACGTGCTGCTCACGGGCCAATCGGGTACCGGCAAGACGCTGTTCGCGAACGCGATCCACGCCGCGAGCAACCGCCGGCACCGACCTTTCGTCGAGATCAACTGCGCCGCGATCCCCGAGTCGTTGCTCGAGAACGAGCTCTTCGGCGCCGACCCGGGCGCGCATTCCGCCGTGCCTCGCGGAGGCGTTCGCGGGAAGGTGGAGGCGGCGGAGGGAGGAACGTTGTTCCTCGACGAGATCGGCGAGCTGGCGCTCTCGTCGCAGGCGAAGCTCCTGCAGCTGCTGCAGGACCGCACCTACTATCGATTGGGATCGACGAACGCGCGACGCGCCGACGTCAGGATCATCGCGGCGACGAACGTGGCATTGCCCACCGCCGTCGCACAGCGGCGATTTCGTGAGGACCTGTTCTATCGTCTCAAGGTCTTCGAGGCGCGCATACCGTCCCTTGCGGAGCGGATCGAGGATGTGATCCCACTGGCCGTTCACTTCTGTCGGTCCGCCGCGCGACGCCACGAGCTCGAGGTATCGCGGCTCTCACCCGAGGTCCTGCGCACGCTCGCCGCGCTCGAGTGGCCGGGAAACGTTCGTGAGCTCGCGAATCGCATCGAATCGGCGGTGCTTCACGCGCACATGCGAGGGGTCGGCCGCGTGGAGGTCCGTGACCTCTTCCCGACGAATGATGCCGTCCCGGGGCAGGACGAGACGCTCACGCTGCAGGAAGCGACGCGCCGGTTCCAGCGTGCTCACGTGCTAGCCATCCTGGAATCGACCGACTGGAACATCACCGAGACCGCTCGCCAGCTCGATGTCGCTCGCTCGTACGTCTACACGCTCATTCGAGTTCATGGCCTGCACCGCGAGACTTGA
- a CDS encoding mevalonate kinase, with protein sequence MVSGEYVVLEGAPAVVAAVSARARIRLLPGSADSAACVPPEAIHARRLAEAAFGAVPGALSVDASPLRDGARKLGLGSSAAGAAGTVAAVAAAHGIDIDGVEYRARELLPLALAGHRAVAPEGSGADIAASMLGGFVRFERRGEDVDARPLEWPSSLRTMIVWTGMPVRTSDMIHRVKQLAATEPKAYARIGERLADAARALLSAIERGDVGKAIEAAGEHGAAMHALGAAAGAPIVTDELSAIAKLARDVNGAAKPSGAGGGDVAIAFVPDERAASELARACDAAGWRALDLRLGDDGPQLAPRG encoded by the coding sequence ATGGTGTCCGGCGAGTACGTGGTGCTCGAGGGTGCCCCGGCCGTGGTGGCCGCGGTCTCGGCGCGCGCCCGGATTCGATTGCTGCCGGGCAGCGCGGACTCCGCAGCATGCGTACCGCCCGAGGCGATTCACGCGAGGCGTCTCGCAGAGGCCGCATTCGGGGCGGTTCCCGGGGCGCTCTCGGTCGATGCCAGTCCGCTTCGCGACGGGGCTCGAAAGCTCGGCCTCGGATCATCGGCGGCGGGCGCGGCAGGGACGGTCGCGGCGGTCGCCGCGGCGCACGGCATCGATATCGACGGAGTCGAATATCGAGCGCGGGAGTTGTTGCCTCTCGCGCTGGCCGGTCATCGCGCCGTGGCGCCCGAAGGGAGCGGCGCCGACATCGCAGCATCGATGCTCGGTGGATTCGTGCGCTTCGAGCGCCGAGGAGAGGACGTCGACGCGCGCCCCCTCGAATGGCCGTCGAGCCTGCGAACGATGATCGTCTGGACCGGCATGCCCGTGCGAACGAGCGACATGATCCATCGGGTCAAGCAGCTCGCCGCGACCGAGCCGAAGGCGTACGCGCGGATCGGAGAGCGGCTGGCGGACGCTGCGCGCGCGCTGCTCTCCGCGATCGAGCGGGGCGACGTCGGAAAGGCGATCGAGGCCGCCGGAGAGCACGGGGCTGCGATGCACGCCCTCGGCGCGGCGGCAGGCGCGCCGATCGTCACGGACGAGCTGTCGGCGATCGCGAAGCTCGCGCGCGACGTGAACGGAGCCGCGAAGCCGTCGGGAGCAGGCGGTGGTGATGTCGCGATCGCGTTCGTGCCCGACGAGCGCGCCGCGAGTGAGCTCGCACGTGCGTGTGATGCAGCGGGATGGAGGGCGCTCGATCTGCGCCTCGGTGACGACGGCCCGCAGCTCGCCCCACGCGGATGA
- a CDS encoding serine/threonine-protein kinase, whose product MARHGDAASGALPRADAAAVTRAPARRALTRRRALGDARVVSRRWRRSHAVDVHSTHAAQTLPELGQRFEVRGLLGAGASGTVWAARDRDLGADVALKLLAQRSADEARALKREFRLLRHLRHRGLVQFYELLEVEGRLVLSMEIVDASSSDAVELVGATDLVRQVFEALAALHTAGVVHGDVKPSNVLVDRAGRAVLLDFGLATSTGAGTVGRRFAGTLHYAAPETVYRARRDAASDVFSAAATAIELLAGRRFARPWAMTASERPAPSWSRYLRAPISDDLQRLLSLALLPDATRRPSADELARALGGSTREPSTARVVGRDAEIDSLAARIATGQQRFAVVHVCGPAGIGKTAVVRAAVSMARDALGARLLASRCDPIESLRFQALDGVVDAMADDPAFPEILGSLPPAQRTALLHAFPALVAHVEPPPAVPVEIGALVGAVRGALRGLGERAPTILWIDDAHAIDADSATILAQCIRDEPERTAVVLTYRAHEGPLLSALDRSALGDGVQLGPLPRAITCELASAHGAGARTESIADQSEGNAYLTIELAREVLAASGGDGALDATARDVLLQIAVCGAPVPAHVILAASGHEDRARALFGLCRSGALDAVRRSDAPALSFSQESMRQRITAAATQNDVRRASASVARAWADTGRAEPAVLARLYETAHDWAAAHERALEAALRAERGLAFGQAADMYELAVRADDTAFARVVDAWVRCLSLAGRPTRAVELCLRASEELGVEGADRFRAAAANLLLSSGDLERAFPLIDRALSSLGMRRPSGAVGAALGFFRERASLALSSGLPRRAPIDAHRLEQGCDTLASLSSIYGIVDTVTGATFQSRMLRWARELGPGPQLLRATANELVYTGVMRGTRAPARLRVDAELRALEDAVDDPEARAYVLAARGYEAFMTARFAEARPLLSSAALAYERLGGARWPLSLARAHVCLADAWLDRLDVLERELPDVQETLHVVGDRLIGALLEVGAGYLLELARNRPEAALERLERAMSPWNGVRPPALEYLYLRARVQIDLCAGRHDRFEEYFARFDRSRWAVGAQANRIELAWFHGLIAHARRRDHIVRTSIAKLDRERTDWASALGLVLRANLARAARDERASALSDRAAHALEQSGLLTYARLWREAGCDGDGAIVNPFCRLVSPTRSA is encoded by the coding sequence ATGGCTCGTCATGGCGACGCTGCGTCCGGAGCGCTGCCGCGCGCGGACGCTGCGGCGGTGACGCGTGCGCCCGCTCGGCGCGCGTTGACACGCCGGAGAGCCCTCGGCGACGCTCGCGTCGTGAGCCGGCGATGGCGCCGCTCGCATGCGGTCGACGTGCACTCCACCCACGCGGCTCAGACACTCCCGGAGCTCGGCCAACGATTCGAGGTTCGTGGGCTGCTCGGCGCCGGCGCATCGGGGACGGTATGGGCGGCACGTGACCGCGACCTCGGCGCGGACGTCGCGCTGAAGCTCCTGGCACAACGCAGCGCCGACGAGGCGCGCGCATTGAAGCGAGAGTTCCGACTGCTGCGACACTTGCGGCATCGCGGGCTCGTCCAGTTCTACGAGCTGCTCGAGGTCGAAGGGCGCCTCGTCCTATCGATGGAGATCGTGGACGCGTCGTCGTCCGACGCCGTCGAGCTCGTCGGCGCCACCGACCTCGTTCGACAGGTGTTCGAGGCGCTCGCCGCGCTGCACACCGCCGGCGTCGTCCACGGCGACGTGAAGCCCTCGAACGTCCTCGTCGACCGCGCCGGACGAGCCGTGCTGCTCGACTTCGGGCTCGCGACGTCGACCGGCGCGGGCACGGTCGGGCGGCGCTTCGCGGGCACGCTGCACTACGCAGCTCCGGAGACGGTGTACAGGGCTCGGCGTGACGCCGCGTCGGACGTGTTCTCCGCCGCAGCGACTGCGATCGAGCTCTTGGCCGGGCGGCGGTTTGCGCGGCCGTGGGCCATGACGGCATCGGAGCGGCCCGCGCCTTCGTGGTCGAGGTATCTCCGCGCTCCGATCTCGGACGATCTCCAGAGGCTCCTGTCGCTCGCGCTCCTGCCCGATGCGACGCGGCGGCCCTCCGCGGACGAGCTCGCGCGAGCGCTCGGTGGGAGCACGCGCGAGCCTTCGACGGCACGTGTCGTCGGGCGCGATGCCGAGATCGACTCGCTCGCCGCACGCATCGCGACCGGGCAGCAGCGATTCGCAGTCGTGCACGTCTGCGGTCCCGCGGGGATCGGGAAGACAGCCGTCGTCCGCGCGGCTGTTTCGATGGCCCGTGACGCGCTCGGCGCCCGGCTCCTCGCGAGCCGCTGCGACCCGATCGAGTCGCTCCGCTTCCAGGCTCTCGACGGCGTGGTCGACGCGATGGCCGACGATCCCGCGTTCCCCGAGATCCTGGGCTCGCTCCCGCCGGCGCAGCGGACCGCGCTGCTGCACGCGTTCCCCGCACTGGTCGCCCACGTCGAGCCGCCTCCCGCAGTGCCGGTCGAGATCGGCGCGCTCGTCGGCGCCGTGCGCGGAGCCCTGCGTGGGCTCGGCGAGCGAGCGCCGACGATCTTGTGGATCGACGATGCGCACGCGATCGACGCGGACTCCGCGACGATCCTCGCGCAGTGCATCCGCGACGAGCCGGAGCGCACTGCGGTCGTGCTCACATACCGAGCGCACGAGGGCCCCTTGCTGAGCGCGCTCGATCGGAGCGCGCTGGGTGACGGCGTGCAGCTCGGGCCGCTGCCGCGAGCGATCACGTGCGAGCTCGCGAGCGCGCACGGAGCGGGCGCGCGCACCGAGTCGATCGCCGACCAGAGCGAAGGCAACGCGTACCTCACGATCGAGCTCGCTCGCGAGGTGCTGGCCGCGAGCGGCGGTGATGGGGCGCTCGATGCGACGGCGCGGGATGTGTTGCTGCAGATCGCGGTCTGCGGAGCACCCGTTCCCGCGCACGTGATCCTCGCGGCCAGCGGGCACGAGGACCGTGCGCGCGCTCTGTTCGGGCTCTGCCGCTCCGGAGCGCTCGACGCGGTTCGGCGCTCGGACGCTCCGGCGCTCTCGTTCTCACAAGAGAGCATGCGACAGCGGATCACCGCTGCAGCCACACAGAACGACGTGCGACGCGCGTCCGCCTCGGTCGCGAGGGCATGGGCGGATACCGGCCGCGCGGAGCCTGCGGTGCTCGCGCGCCTGTACGAGACTGCGCACGACTGGGCCGCAGCGCACGAGCGCGCGCTCGAGGCTGCGCTGCGCGCCGAGCGAGGCCTCGCATTCGGTCAGGCGGCGGACATGTACGAGCTCGCCGTGCGCGCCGACGACACTGCGTTCGCGCGCGTCGTGGACGCATGGGTGCGCTGCCTGTCGCTCGCGGGTCGCCCGACGCGCGCAGTGGAGCTGTGCTTGCGCGCGAGCGAGGAGCTCGGCGTCGAGGGCGCAGATCGCTTTCGCGCCGCGGCAGCGAACCTGCTCCTCTCGAGCGGAGACCTCGAGCGCGCGTTTCCACTGATCGACCGGGCGCTGTCGTCGCTGGGCATGCGCCGCCCGAGCGGCGCGGTCGGCGCTGCGTTGGGGTTCTTCCGTGAGCGCGCCTCGCTGGCCCTCTCGTCCGGACTGCCGCGGCGGGCGCCGATCGACGCGCATCGTCTCGAGCAGGGCTGTGACACGCTCGCGTCCCTCTCGAGCATCTACGGGATCGTCGACACGGTCACGGGCGCGACGTTCCAGTCGCGGATGCTGCGCTGGGCTCGTGAGCTCGGTCCGGGGCCGCAGCTCCTTCGCGCGACCGCCAACGAGCTCGTCTACACGGGCGTGATGCGGGGCACGCGGGCGCCGGCACGTCTGCGCGTCGACGCCGAGCTGCGAGCGCTCGAGGACGCCGTCGACGATCCCGAGGCGCGCGCGTATGTGCTCGCCGCGCGCGGCTACGAGGCGTTCATGACCGCGCGCTTCGCGGAGGCCCGCCCGCTCCTCTCGAGCGCGGCGCTCGCGTACGAACGACTCGGCGGCGCGCGTTGGCCCCTGTCGCTCGCCCGCGCGCACGTCTGTCTCGCCGATGCCTGGCTCGATCGCCTGGACGTGTTGGAGCGCGAGCTCCCCGACGTGCAGGAGACGCTGCACGTCGTCGGTGATCGTCTGATCGGTGCGCTGCTCGAGGTCGGCGCTGGATATCTGCTCGAGCTCGCGCGGAATCGTCCCGAGGCCGCTCTGGAGCGCCTGGAGCGGGCGATGTCGCCCTGGAATGGAGTGCGCCCTCCGGCGCTCGAGTACCTCTACCTTCGCGCTCGCGTGCAGATCGATCTCTGCGCGGGACGTCACGATCGCTTCGAGGAGTACTTCGCTCGTTTCGACCGCTCGCGTTGGGCCGTCGGTGCGCAGGCCAATCGGATCGAGCTGGCTTGGTTCCACGGTCTCATCGCGCATGCGCGACGCCGTGACCACATCGTCCGCACATCGATCGCGAAGCTCGATCGCGAGCGCACCGATTGGGCTTCTGCGCTGGGGCTGGTGCTGCGCGCGAACCTGGCTCGCGCAGCGCGCGACGAGCGAGCGTCGGCGCTCTCGGATCGAGCGGCGCACGCGCTCGAGCAGAGTGGGCTGCTCACGTACGCGAGGCTCTGGCGAGAAGCGGGATGCGACGGAGATGGGGCGATCGTGAATCCGTTCTGCAGATTGGTTTCGCCGACACGTTCGGCCTGA
- a CDS encoding helix-turn-helix transcriptional regulator, translating into MLDPLDEPMHAVLDTSGTLLLATRAFRRWAQSAQLTEIGAVVRATARGVRHESPKDFALQLTPISGCEGDGYLVIVRPRRVSSLSRRQLEVAELAAVGATVREIGAALGISTNTVRQHLKAVYAELGVANRVELARAV; encoded by the coding sequence ATGCTCGATCCGCTCGACGAGCCCATGCATGCCGTGCTCGACACCAGTGGCACGCTCCTCTTGGCGACTCGTGCCTTCCGTCGCTGGGCGCAGTCCGCTCAACTGACGGAGATCGGAGCGGTCGTGCGTGCCACCGCAAGAGGCGTGCGGCACGAGAGCCCGAAGGACTTCGCCCTCCAGCTCACACCGATCAGCGGTTGCGAGGGCGATGGGTACCTGGTGATCGTCCGCCCGCGCCGCGTGTCGTCACTGTCTCGCCGCCAGCTCGAGGTGGCGGAGCTCGCTGCGGTGGGCGCGACCGTTCGCGAGATCGGAGCGGCGCTTGGTATCAGCACCAACACGGTGCGGCAACATCTCAAGGCCGTCTACGCCGAGCTCGGTGTCGCGAATCGAGTGGAGCTCGCGCGCGCGGTGTGA